A single genomic interval of Seriola aureovittata isolate HTS-2021-v1 ecotype China chromosome 10, ASM2101889v1, whole genome shotgun sequence harbors:
- the szl gene encoding sizzled, with protein sequence MAVFFTVALLAMSSPLTAFDMGQSTRCVAIPNQMKVCKDVGYSEMRLPNFLGHSNLEGEVVPRSEDWRPLLQTGCHPQAQAFLCSLIAPVCLDTFIQPCHSLCVAVRDSCAPVLACQGHPWPEALDCDRFPAEEDMCLSPHAKFSHFAKDLPKPACQNCPSVEEAPAMKTVLEAFCQHDFAVTAKLHRRRLPMGEPEFEVEGRVEFIRQGPLLPYDTQHLIQQWLLINLQCANVLVRPGRSQFYVLTGSVQPDGTLALTRLFPWHKKDTNIAVATRKWKHHRC encoded by the exons ATGGCTGTATTCTTCACTGTGGCTCTGCTGGCTATGTCATCTCCTTTAACGGCATTTGACATGGGTCAGTCCACTCGTTGCGTTGCCATCCCCAACCAGATGAAAGTCTGCAAAGATGTAGGGTACTCAGAGATGCGACTGCCCAACTTCCTGGGCCACAGCAACCTAGAAGGCGAGGTGGTGCCACGTTCAGAGGACTGGAGGCCCTTGTTGCAGACAGGCTGCCACCCTCAAGCCCAGGCCTTCCTCTGCTCCCTCATTGCTCCTGTCTGTCTTGACAC ATTTATCCAGCCTTGCCATAGTCTCTGTGTGGCAGTGAGGGACAGCTGCGCCCCAGTGCTCGCCTGCCAGGGTCACCCATGGCCTGAGGCTCTTGACTGTGACCGCTTCCCTGCTGAAGAGGACATGTGCCTTTCTCCCCATGCAAAATTTAGTCACTTTGCCAAAG ACTTACCCAAACCTGCTTGCCAAAATTGTCCCTCTGTGGAAGAGGCTCCTGCAATGAAAACAGTCCTGGAAGCTTTTTGCCAGCATGACTTTG CTGTAACTGCCAAACTTCATCGTCGTCGCCTACCCATGGGAGAACCTGAATTTGAGGTGGAGGGCCGGGTTGAGTTTATCCGTCAGGGACCTCTACTGCCCTATGATACCCAGCACCTAATTCAGCAGTGGCTCCTCATCAACCTTCAGTGTGCCAATGTCCTTGTGCGCCCTGGACGGTCACAGTTCTATGTGCTGACTGGTTCTGTGCAGCCCGATGGCACTCTTGCTCTGACTCGTCTCTTCCCTTGGCACAAAAAGGACACAAACATTGCAGTGGCCACTCGCAAGTGGAAGCACCACAGATGTTGA
- the LOC130176190 gene encoding prolactin-like, with amino-acid sequence MKKVWFAALTLVYLELSMRVGTAPLCPYGQAGCHVLSLADLFDRVIQQSSRMHGMSSDLHSEFEQYFFPSKNLIGKRKCHTYGILTPDDKENAQRLGREQLTEVILRLLEAWGDPLSQLYQSMSQEQNQDFNHYSTEKALEISDMVHDLRDGVAKMADKMKVLGVLGNTVGYISPESLVPSSAFSFYKRGDLNLMDHHDLLYCFRRDSNKVKNYLRILKCTILPGLDC; translated from the exons ATGAAAAAAG TTTGGTTTGCTGCCCTTACACTGGTGTACCTGGAGCTTTCCATGAGGGTTGGCACTGCCCCACTCTGTCCCTATGGACAGGCTGGATGCCATGTCCTTTCCCTTGCAGACCTCTTTGACAGGGTCATACAACAGTCTTCAAGAATGCATGGCATGTCCAGTGATCTGCACTCTGAATTT GAGCAATATTTCTTTCCCAGCAAGAACCTGATAGGAAAACGGAAATGCCACACATATGGCATATTAACACCAGACGACAAAGAAAATGCACAAAGACTAGGA CGAGAACAACTGACAGAGGTGATCCTGAGGCTTCTGGAGGCCTGGGGCGACCCCCTGTCACAACTCTACCAGAGCATGTCTCAGGAACAGAATCAAGATTTCAACCACTACAGCACAGAAAAGGCGCTGGAGATCAGTGATATGGTGCATGACCTGAGGGATGGAGTGGCAAAAATGGCTGACAAG ATGAAGGTATTGGGAGTGCTTGGTAACACTGTGGGTTACATCTCTCCTGAGAGTTTGGTCCCCTCTTCTGCCTTTTCCTTCTACAAACGTGGGGATCTCAACTTAATGGATCATCATGACCTCCTCTACTGCTTCCGCAGAGACTCCAACAAGGTCAAAAATTATCTACGTATCCTGAAATGCACCATCCTTCCTGGACTGGATTGCTAA
- the dbx2 gene encoding homeobox protein DBX2, translated as MVSVHSCTRRNMAGSPPALPGFGSSGKSFLIDNLLQTSSAHSEGTTGGHLRRAACEHPRRTWGPELGAYQSQAQGPQQVKDLGGPLLPHSGVLSSVFLRSPQYLLACCGGSSPPPVFSKGANIRMWSADISPKSRRGILRRAVFSEEQRKELERTFRRQKYISKTDRNKLAADLSLKESQVKIWFQNRRMKWRNCKEKEVHNTRSPMDELMARGLAQEEEEPSQNHNVAKTERSPPQKSVKDT; from the exons ATGGTCTCAGTTCATAGCTGTACCAGGAGGAATATGGCTGGATCTCCTCCTGCTTTACCGGGCTTCGGGAGCTCTGGAAAGAGTTTTCTCATTGACAATCTGCTGCAGACATCTTCAGCCCATTCAGAAGGAACAACAGGTGGACACCTGAGACGAGCAGCATGTGAACATCCAAGGAGAACCTGGGGCCCTGAGCTTGGAGCCTACCAAAGTCAGGCTCAGGGTCCCCAGCAGGTGAAAGACTTAGGAGGACCACTTCTGCCACATTCAg GTGTGCTGAGCAGTGTTTTCCTGCGGAGCCCGCAGTATCTGTTGGCATGCTGCGGTGGGTCCAGCCCCCCTCCTGTCTTCTCCA AGGGAGCAAATATTCGAATGTGGTCTGCTGACATAAGCCCTAAATCACGCAGGGGGATCCTTAGGAGGGCTGTGTTTTCTGAAGAACAACGGAAGGAGCTGGAGAGAACTTTTCGGAGACAGAAGTACATCAGCAAGACAGACCGGAACAAACTGGCAGCTGATCTCAGTCTCAAGGAGTCACAG GTGAAGATCTGGTTCCAGAACCGCCGAATGAAGTGGAGAAACTGTAAGGAGAAGGAGGTTCATAATACTCGCTCCCCAATGGATGAGCTCATGGCCCGAGGTCTCGctcaggaagaggaagaaccCTCACAGAATCACAATGTTGCAAAAACAGAGAGATCACCACCGCAGAAGAGCGTTAAGGACACATGA